Proteins encoded within one genomic window of Besnoitia besnoiti strain Bb-Ger1 chromosome II, whole genome shotgun sequence:
- a CDS encoding hypothetical protein (encoded by transcript BESB_038090), translating into MDYCTAGPALALVRLRRPFLPCLFSANAFRGAAFRVAGPGDRHGNALQTANATTEVSSLSFRLTRQGAPLRAAFRERHDLPSDEGPQGDGKEAPRKRRRRRRAWTAKGQVPDQDLEPFVYERRGKLPTAKAKQKLKEEPPRLSSGLTSLLHVHQTLLTDRQPAPVHGNNPFLEGYTWAPPLAKTPKEPFRGSDTSAGADAGEPQMPDLATLSGLAGSAASPALVAAVQEARIRALGSDDAAFRPVPLGPAQIPVPEGGWGRLHVVGGTLGRRRLMMPRGGGVRPMMAKVKEALFDMLRRMGVFGFIGEPHLRVLDLFSGSGALSIEAFSRGAQRALLTDSSLDSCEAAAVNVKYCGVADRSCIVRASVEELLLAPERFANLPDRLVQQTQLLRRIRGICEDAKKTATASPPVGLTANTRLLKRLVEEAATTERELGKMHTYGLVFLCPPYTKVVYKDLIQLLLDCCIVGDDAIVAVEYPKEIGCLPYVIKSDTSSAGLVGLRNRAYGRTCIAVYCKQKLFSVTELNLMQFAAQTAGDRGGDPLSGRGAGQLGGNSEEAHGGRSAVRPRAESSRAAVEVSDTQAARGSANDDEAATRERLPMSSQWCGEERPHEFVPLGMRRQQLVAEGWIKGRKRARGDKTPFPKDEKRDVQAYTNGD; encoded by the exons ATGGATTATTGCACGGCGGGGCCGGCTCTGGCC CTTGTGCGACTCCGCCGTCCTTTTCTGCCGTGCTTGTTTTCGGCGAACGCGTTCCGTGGAGCGGCCTTTCG GGTGGCGGGCCCCGGTGATCGCCATGGAAACGCGCTTCAGACAGCAAATGCGACGACAGAGGTCTCTTCACTGAGCTTCCGTCTGACACGCCAGGGGGCGCCGCTGAGAGCGGCGTTCCGCGAGCGGCACGATCTACCGTCGGATGAAGggccgcagggcgacggcaaggaggcgccgcggaagcgacgaaggcgccgccgcgcctggacGGCAAAGGGACAGGTCCCTGACCAAGATCTTGAGCCGTTTGTCTacgagagacgaggaaagCTCCCGACCGCCAAAGCGAAGCAGAAACTCAAGGAGGAGCCCCCCCGCCTCAGCTCAG GACTCACCTCTCTGCTGCACGTGCATCAGACGCTCCTGACAGACAGGCAGCCAGCTCCGGTACACGGCAACAACCCCTTCCTGGAGGGTTACACGTGGGCGCCACCGCTGGCCAAGACGCCCAAGGAGCCCTTTCGCGGAAGCGACACCTCGGCTGGCGCGGATgctggcgagccgcagaTGCCGGACCTCGCGACGCTCTCGGGGCTCGcgggctctgcggcctcgccggcgctcgtGGCTGCCGTCCAAGAGGCGCGGATCCGTGCCCTAGGCTCTGACGACGCCGCCTTTCGACCCGTGCCCCTGGGGCCGGCACAGATCCCCGTGCCCGAAGGCGGGTGGGGCCGGCTGCATGTGGTGGGCGGCACTCTgggaaggcgccgcctcaTGATGCCGCGTGGCGGAGGCGTGCGGCCGATGATGGCGAAG GTGAAGGAGGCTTTATTTGATATGCTTCGAAGAATGGGCGTTTTCGGCTTCATCGGCGAGCCACACTTGAG AGTCCTCGATCTGTTCAGTGGGAGCGGCGCCCTGTCCATCGAGGCCTTttcccgcggcgcgcagcgggcgtTGCTCACGGACTCAAGCCTGGATAGTTGCGAG GCAGCCGCCGTGAACGTGAAGtactgcggcgtcgcggatCGCTCTTGCATTGTGAGGGCGTCGGTTGAGGAACTTCTTCTGGCCCCGGAGCGTTTCGCGAACCTGCCGGACCGGCTCGTCCAGCAAAcgcagctgcttcgtcgGATCCGTGGCATCTGCGAAGACGCCAAGAAGACAGccaccgcgtcgccgcctgtggGCTTGACAGCGAACACAAGGCTCTTGAAGCGGCTcgtggaggaggcagcgacgacggaaaGGGAGCTAGGGAAAATGCATACCTACGGTTTAGTTTTCCTCTGCCCTCCGTACACCAAAGTCGTGTACAAGGATCTCATTCAG CTTCTTTTGGACTGCTGCAtcgtcggcgacgacgccatTGTAGCGGTTGAGTATCCGAAGGAGATCGGCTGCCTGCCCTACGTG ATCAAAAGCGACACGTCCTCCGCGGGGTTGGTCGGGCTTCGGAATCGCGCCTACGGACGCACATGCATCGCGGTCTACTGCAAGCAGAAACTGTTTTCCGTCACCGAGCTGAACCTCATGCAGTTCGCCGCTCAGACCGCTGGGGATCGGGGAGGAGACCCGCTGAGTggccgaggcgcaggccaGTTGGGAGGAAATTCGGAAGAGGCAcacggcgggcgcagcgctgtgaggccgcgggcggagTCTTCGCGAGCTGCTGTGGAAGTATCAGacacgcaggccgcgcgcggcagtgccaacgacgacgaggctgcAACGCGCGAAAGACTCCCCATGAGCAGCCAGTGGTGTGGGGAGGAGCGCCCGCATGAGTTCGTCCCTCTGGGCATGCGCCGACAGCAACTCGTCGCCGAGGGATGGATCAAAGGGAGAAAGCGGGCGCGTGGCGACAAAACCCCGTTCCCCAAAGACGAGAAACGAGATGTGCAGGCGTACACCAATGGCGACTGA